The Medicago truncatula cultivar Jemalong A17 chromosome 4, MtrunA17r5.0-ANR, whole genome shotgun sequence genome includes a region encoding these proteins:
- the LOC11433395 gene encoding peptidyl-prolyl cis-trans isomerase FKBP43 isoform X2 — MAFWGVEIKPGKPFTHTYDSSKGRLHISMATLGHGTAITKSVLQCNVGNRSPVYLCSLYPGNTESLQLNLELEEDGNVILSVLGPRSIHLCGYYLARGRYGNTMDESESYGEDIANTETEKSDRSDEDDYDDSFINDDGDLAVFSASPISHEEDAEEASSDSGRKSAKGSRRRLRKKYQLVESDDDGGLGKKIFNDFQEIDDEDSLPISSLCKKNKSFVRVLDQEMEDCFDKEAIDAGKKDSEDHENSIIETKLKTDNAFTESQIHSREAEPSDQLAVPSTVPDVGDNKKSKKKKKGKEKETSTELDNAAQDEPKMNTAQDLLDQEMHDNIDKETVDAGKKDGEDHENSATETNLATDNAVADSQTYSREAGPSDHLVDPCTVPDVGDIKKSKKKKKGKEKETKSSSNGDSTELDNAEQDEPKMNMAQDLLDQEIVDNVDKEAVDDGKKDGEDRENITIETKLKTDNVVADIQTHREAEPSDQLAVPSTVPDVGDMKKSKKKKKGKEKETKSSSNEHSTDLDNAAQDEPKMNMDEDLLTGNEQNQQQPDDKKAETTDKTLPSSQVGQGQDEKPKRKRKERSKEKTLFAADDACISNVVNLPQGNEHSNQDTVNGRDVKISDSVALPSSETDSQKKTKRRKKEQINKASHTEGDNGNGEGIIQDYKADKETAESDGLTDKFSEKKEQHPKLTIENSVDNGAQDNPDGNQSEDKKVKKKKKKSKSQGSEVVNSDVPVSAEQSSEMMKEDGNNVEDTKPSQVRTLSNGLVIQELETGKENGKIAAIGKKISINYTGKLKENGVVVESNAGEAPFKFRLGKGEVIEGWDIGLEGMRVGEKRRLVVPPSMTSKKDGESENIPPNSWLVYDFELVKVH; from the exons ATGGCTTTTTGGG GTGTTGAAATCAAACCTGGAAAACCTTTCACTCACACTTATGATTCTTCCAAAGGTCGCCTCCACATTTCAATG GCCACTTTGGGACATGGCACTGCAATTACGAAAAGCGTACTGCAATGTAATGTGGGAAACAGAAGTCCTGTTTATCTGTGCTCTCTTTATCCTGGAAACACTGAGTCCTTGCAATTGAATTTGGAGCTTGAGGAAGATGGTAATGTTATTCTTTCCGTCCTTGGCCCTCGGAGTATTCATCTCTGCGGTTATTATCTTGCCCGTGGCCGCTATGGCAATACTATGGATGAATC GGAATCATATGGAGAAGATATAGCCAATACAGAAACAGAGAAGTCTGATCGCAGTGATGAAGACGACTACGATGATAGTTTTATTAACGATGACGGTGATCTAGCTGTTTTCTCAGCATCTCCTATTTCCCATGAAG AGGATGCAGAGGAAGCATCTTCTGATAGCGGACGAAAAAGTGCGAAAGGCAGCAGAAGACGGCTGAGGAAGAAGTACCAGTTGGTAGAGTCGGATGATGATGGCGGTCTTGGAAAGAAAATTTTCAATGATTTTCAGgaaattgatgatgaagataGTCTACCAATTTCTTCTCTTTGCAAGAAGAATAAATCCTTTGTAAGGGTCTTGGATCAGGAAATGGAAGATTGTTTTGACAAAGAAGCAATTGATGCTGGCAAAAAAGACAGTGAAGACCATGAGAACAGTATTATTGAAACAAAACTGAAAACTGACAATGCTTTCACTGAGAGTCAGATTCATAG CAGGGAAGCTGAACCTTCAGATCAGTTGGCAGTTCCTTCCACTGTTCCGGATGTTGGGGAtaataaaaagtcaaaaaagaaaaagaagggaaaggaaaaagaaaccTCCACTGAACTAGATAATGCTGCACAAGATGAGCCAAAAATGAACACGGCCCAGGATCTCTTGGATCAGGAAATGCATGATAATATTGACAAAGAAACAGTTGATGCTGGCAAAAAAGACGGCGAAGACCATGAAAATAGTGCTACTGAAACAAATTTGGCAACTGACAATGCTGTTGCAGATAGTCAGACTTACAG CAGGGAAGCTGGACCTTCTGATCACTTGGTTGATCCTTGCACTGTTCCGGATGTTGGAGAtattaaaaagtcaaaaaagaaaaagaagggaaaggaaaaagaaaccAAGAGTTCTAGTAATGGCGATTCCACCGAACTAGATAATGCTGAGCAAGATGAGCCAAAAATGAACATGGCCCAGGATCTCTTGGATCAGGAAATAGTTGATAATGTTGACAAAGAAGCAGTTGATGATGGCAAAAAAGACGGTGAAGACCGTGAGAATATTACtattgaaacaaaattgaaaactgACAATGTTGTCGCAGATATTCAAACTCATAG GGAAGCTGAACCTTCAGACCAGTTGGCAGTTCCTTCCACTGTTCCGGATGTTGGGGATATGAAaaagtcaaaaaagaaaaagaagggaaaggaaaaagaaaccAAGAGTTCTAGTAATGAACATTCCACCGATCTAGATAATGCTGCACAAGATGAGCCAAAAATGAACATGGACGAGGATCTTCTGACAGGAAATGAACAGAACCAGCAGCAACCTGATGATAA GAAAGCTGAAACCACGGATAAAACACTACCTTCTTCACAGGTTGGTCAAGGACAGGATGAAAAAccaaagagaaaaaggaaggagCGGTCAAAGGAGAAGACACTTTTTGCTGCTGATGATGCTTGTATTAGCAATGTTGTTAACCTGCCTCAGGGAAATGAACACAGTAATCAGGACACAGTTAATGG CAGGGATGTTAAGATTTCAGACAGTGTTGCATTGCCTTCGTCTGAAACAGATtctcaaaagaaaacaaagaggagaaagaaagaacaaataaaCAAAGCTTCACATACTGAAGGTGACAATGGAAATGGAGAAGGTATCATTCAAGATTACAAAGCCGACAAAGAGACAGCAGAATCCGATGGTCTGACTGATAAGTTTTCTGAAAAGAAAGAGCAACATCCGAAGCTAACAATTGAAAA TAGTGTGGACAACGGTGCTCAAGACAATCCTGATGGAAATCAATCCGAAGATAAGAAAgttaagaaaaagaagaagaaaagtaaaAGTCAGGGCAGTGAAGTCGTAAATTCTGATGTGCCTGTATCGGCTGAACAAAGTAGCGAGATGATGAAAGAGGATGGAAATAATGTGGAGGATACAAAGCCTTCCCAAGTTAGAACATTGTCAAATGGACTAGTTATTCAAGAGCTTGAGACAGGGAAAGAAAATGGGAAAATTGCTGCTATAGGGAAAAAG ATCAGCATCAATTACACTGGCaagttgaaggaaaatgggGTGGTGGTTGAATCTAATGCTGGCGAAGCTCCTTTCAAATTTCGCCTTG GTAAAGGAGAAGTTATTGAGGGTTGGGATATTGGTCTTGAAG GCATGCGAGTTGGAGAAAAGAGAAGACTTGTTGTTCCACCATCAATGAC GTCTAAGAAGGATGGTGAAAGTGAAAACATACCACCAAATTCATGGTTGGTTTATGACTTCGAACTTGTTAAAGTTCATTGA
- the LOC11433395 gene encoding peptidyl-prolyl cis-trans isomerase FKBP43 isoform X5, whose product MAFWGVEIKPGKPFTHTYDSSKGRLHISMATLGHGTAITKSVLQCNVGNRSPVYLCSLYPGNTESLQLNLELEEDGNVILSVLGPRSIHLCGYYLARGRYGNTMDESESYGEDIANTETEKSDRSDEDDYDDSFINDDGDLAVFSASPISHEEDAEEASSDSGRKSAKGSRRRLRKKYQLVESDDDGGLGKKIFNDFQEIDDEDSLPISSLCKKNKSFVRVLDQEMEDCFDKEAIDAGKKDSEDHENSIIETKLKTDNAFTESQIHSREAEPSDQLAVPSTVPDVGDNKKSKKKKKGKEKETSTELDNAAQDEPKMNTAQDLLDQEMHDNIDKETVDAGKKDGEDHENSATETNLATDNAVADSQTYREAGPSDHLVDPCTVPDVGDIKKSKKKKKGKEKETKSSSNGDSTELDNAEQDEPKMNMAQDLLDQEIVDNVDKEAVDDGKKDGEDRENITIETKLKTDNVVADIQTHSREAEPSDQLAVPSTVPDVGDMKKSKKKKKGKEKETKSSSNEHSTDLDNAAQDEPKMNMDEDLLTGNEQNQQQPDDKKAETTDKTLPSSQVGQGQDEKPKRKRKERSKEKTLFAADDACISNVVNLPQGNEHSNQDTVNGRDVKISDSVALPSSETDSQKKTKRRKKEQINKASHTEGDNGNGEGIIQDYKADKETAESDGLTDKFSEKKEQHPKLTIENSVDNGAQDNPDGNQSEDKKVKKKKKKSKSQGSEVVNSDVPVSAEQSSEMMKEDGNNVEDTKPSQVRTLSNGLVIQELETGKENGKIAAIGKKISINYTGKLKENGVVVESNAGEAPFKFRLGKGEVIEGWDIGLEGMRVGEKRRLVVPPSMTSKKDGESENIPPNSWLVYDFELVKVH is encoded by the exons ATGGCTTTTTGGG GTGTTGAAATCAAACCTGGAAAACCTTTCACTCACACTTATGATTCTTCCAAAGGTCGCCTCCACATTTCAATG GCCACTTTGGGACATGGCACTGCAATTACGAAAAGCGTACTGCAATGTAATGTGGGAAACAGAAGTCCTGTTTATCTGTGCTCTCTTTATCCTGGAAACACTGAGTCCTTGCAATTGAATTTGGAGCTTGAGGAAGATGGTAATGTTATTCTTTCCGTCCTTGGCCCTCGGAGTATTCATCTCTGCGGTTATTATCTTGCCCGTGGCCGCTATGGCAATACTATGGATGAATC GGAATCATATGGAGAAGATATAGCCAATACAGAAACAGAGAAGTCTGATCGCAGTGATGAAGACGACTACGATGATAGTTTTATTAACGATGACGGTGATCTAGCTGTTTTCTCAGCATCTCCTATTTCCCATGAAG AGGATGCAGAGGAAGCATCTTCTGATAGCGGACGAAAAAGTGCGAAAGGCAGCAGAAGACGGCTGAGGAAGAAGTACCAGTTGGTAGAGTCGGATGATGATGGCGGTCTTGGAAAGAAAATTTTCAATGATTTTCAGgaaattgatgatgaagataGTCTACCAATTTCTTCTCTTTGCAAGAAGAATAAATCCTTTGTAAGGGTCTTGGATCAGGAAATGGAAGATTGTTTTGACAAAGAAGCAATTGATGCTGGCAAAAAAGACAGTGAAGACCATGAGAACAGTATTATTGAAACAAAACTGAAAACTGACAATGCTTTCACTGAGAGTCAGATTCATAG CAGGGAAGCTGAACCTTCAGATCAGTTGGCAGTTCCTTCCACTGTTCCGGATGTTGGGGAtaataaaaagtcaaaaaagaaaaagaagggaaaggaaaaagaaaccTCCACTGAACTAGATAATGCTGCACAAGATGAGCCAAAAATGAACACGGCCCAGGATCTCTTGGATCAGGAAATGCATGATAATATTGACAAAGAAACAGTTGATGCTGGCAAAAAAGACGGCGAAGACCATGAAAATAGTGCTACTGAAACAAATTTGGCAACTGACAATGCTGTTGCAGATAGTCAGACTTACAG GGAAGCTGGACCTTCTGATCACTTGGTTGATCCTTGCACTGTTCCGGATGTTGGAGAtattaaaaagtcaaaaaagaaaaagaagggaaaggaaaaagaaaccAAGAGTTCTAGTAATGGCGATTCCACCGAACTAGATAATGCTGAGCAAGATGAGCCAAAAATGAACATGGCCCAGGATCTCTTGGATCAGGAAATAGTTGATAATGTTGACAAAGAAGCAGTTGATGATGGCAAAAAAGACGGTGAAGACCGTGAGAATATTACtattgaaacaaaattgaaaactgACAATGTTGTCGCAGATATTCAAACTCATAG CAGGGAAGCTGAACCTTCAGACCAGTTGGCAGTTCCTTCCACTGTTCCGGATGTTGGGGATATGAAaaagtcaaaaaagaaaaagaagggaaaggaaaaagaaaccAAGAGTTCTAGTAATGAACATTCCACCGATCTAGATAATGCTGCACAAGATGAGCCAAAAATGAACATGGACGAGGATCTTCTGACAGGAAATGAACAGAACCAGCAGCAACCTGATGATAA GAAAGCTGAAACCACGGATAAAACACTACCTTCTTCACAGGTTGGTCAAGGACAGGATGAAAAAccaaagagaaaaaggaaggagCGGTCAAAGGAGAAGACACTTTTTGCTGCTGATGATGCTTGTATTAGCAATGTTGTTAACCTGCCTCAGGGAAATGAACACAGTAATCAGGACACAGTTAATGG CAGGGATGTTAAGATTTCAGACAGTGTTGCATTGCCTTCGTCTGAAACAGATtctcaaaagaaaacaaagaggagaaagaaagaacaaataaaCAAAGCTTCACATACTGAAGGTGACAATGGAAATGGAGAAGGTATCATTCAAGATTACAAAGCCGACAAAGAGACAGCAGAATCCGATGGTCTGACTGATAAGTTTTCTGAAAAGAAAGAGCAACATCCGAAGCTAACAATTGAAAA TAGTGTGGACAACGGTGCTCAAGACAATCCTGATGGAAATCAATCCGAAGATAAGAAAgttaagaaaaagaagaagaaaagtaaaAGTCAGGGCAGTGAAGTCGTAAATTCTGATGTGCCTGTATCGGCTGAACAAAGTAGCGAGATGATGAAAGAGGATGGAAATAATGTGGAGGATACAAAGCCTTCCCAAGTTAGAACATTGTCAAATGGACTAGTTATTCAAGAGCTTGAGACAGGGAAAGAAAATGGGAAAATTGCTGCTATAGGGAAAAAG ATCAGCATCAATTACACTGGCaagttgaaggaaaatgggGTGGTGGTTGAATCTAATGCTGGCGAAGCTCCTTTCAAATTTCGCCTTG GTAAAGGAGAAGTTATTGAGGGTTGGGATATTGGTCTTGAAG GCATGCGAGTTGGAGAAAAGAGAAGACTTGTTGTTCCACCATCAATGAC GTCTAAGAAGGATGGTGAAAGTGAAAACATACCACCAAATTCATGGTTGGTTTATGACTTCGAACTTGTTAAAGTTCATTGA
- the LOC11433395 gene encoding peptidyl-prolyl cis-trans isomerase FKBP43 isoform X8, whose protein sequence is MAFWGVEIKPGKPFTHTYDSSKGRLHISMATLGHGTAITKSVLQCNVGNRSPVYLCSLYPGNTESLQLNLELEEDGNVILSVLGPRSIHLCGYYLARGRYGNTMDESESYGEDIANTETEKSDRSDEDDYDDSFINDDGDLAVFSASPISHEEEASSDSGRKSAKGSRRRLRKKYQLVESDDDGGLGKKIFNDFQEIDDEDSLPISSLCKKNKSFVRVLDQEMEDCFDKEAIDAGKKDSEDHENSIIETKLKTDNAFTESQIHSREAEPSDQLAVPSTVPDVGDNKKSKKKKKGKEKETSTELDNAAQDEPKMNTAQDLLDQEMHDNIDKETVDAGKKDGEDHENSATETNLATDNAVADSQTYSREAGPSDHLVDPCTVPDVGDIKKSKKKKKGKEKETKSSSNGDSTELDNAEQDEPKMNMAQDLLDQEIVDNVDKEAVDDGKKDGEDRENITIETKLKTDNVVADIQTHSREAEPSDQLAVPSTVPDVGDMKKSKKKKKGKEKETKSSSNEHSTDLDNAAQDEPKMNMDEDLLTGNEQNQQQPDDKKAETTDKTLPSSQVGQGQDEKPKRKRKERSKEKTLFAADDACISNVVNLPQGNEHSNQDTVNGRDVKISDSVALPSSETDSQKKTKRRKKEQINKASHTEGDNGNGEGIIQDYKADKETAESDGLTDKFSEKKEQHPKLTIENSVDNGAQDNPDGNQSEDKKVKKKKKKSKSQGSEVVNSDVPVSAEQSSEMMKEDGNNVEDTKPSQVRTLSNGLVIQELETGKENGKIAAIGKKISINYTGKLKENGVVVESNAGEAPFKFRLGKGEVIEGWDIGLEGMRVGEKRRLVVPPSMTSKKDGESENIPPNSWLVYDFELVKVH, encoded by the exons ATGGCTTTTTGGG GTGTTGAAATCAAACCTGGAAAACCTTTCACTCACACTTATGATTCTTCCAAAGGTCGCCTCCACATTTCAATG GCCACTTTGGGACATGGCACTGCAATTACGAAAAGCGTACTGCAATGTAATGTGGGAAACAGAAGTCCTGTTTATCTGTGCTCTCTTTATCCTGGAAACACTGAGTCCTTGCAATTGAATTTGGAGCTTGAGGAAGATGGTAATGTTATTCTTTCCGTCCTTGGCCCTCGGAGTATTCATCTCTGCGGTTATTATCTTGCCCGTGGCCGCTATGGCAATACTATGGATGAATC GGAATCATATGGAGAAGATATAGCCAATACAGAAACAGAGAAGTCTGATCGCAGTGATGAAGACGACTACGATGATAGTTTTATTAACGATGACGGTGATCTAGCTGTTTTCTCAGCATCTCCTATTTCCCATGAAG AGGAAGCATCTTCTGATAGCGGACGAAAAAGTGCGAAAGGCAGCAGAAGACGGCTGAGGAAGAAGTACCAGTTGGTAGAGTCGGATGATGATGGCGGTCTTGGAAAGAAAATTTTCAATGATTTTCAGgaaattgatgatgaagataGTCTACCAATTTCTTCTCTTTGCAAGAAGAATAAATCCTTTGTAAGGGTCTTGGATCAGGAAATGGAAGATTGTTTTGACAAAGAAGCAATTGATGCTGGCAAAAAAGACAGTGAAGACCATGAGAACAGTATTATTGAAACAAAACTGAAAACTGACAATGCTTTCACTGAGAGTCAGATTCATAG CAGGGAAGCTGAACCTTCAGATCAGTTGGCAGTTCCTTCCACTGTTCCGGATGTTGGGGAtaataaaaagtcaaaaaagaaaaagaagggaaaggaaaaagaaaccTCCACTGAACTAGATAATGCTGCACAAGATGAGCCAAAAATGAACACGGCCCAGGATCTCTTGGATCAGGAAATGCATGATAATATTGACAAAGAAACAGTTGATGCTGGCAAAAAAGACGGCGAAGACCATGAAAATAGTGCTACTGAAACAAATTTGGCAACTGACAATGCTGTTGCAGATAGTCAGACTTACAG CAGGGAAGCTGGACCTTCTGATCACTTGGTTGATCCTTGCACTGTTCCGGATGTTGGAGAtattaaaaagtcaaaaaagaaaaagaagggaaaggaaaaagaaaccAAGAGTTCTAGTAATGGCGATTCCACCGAACTAGATAATGCTGAGCAAGATGAGCCAAAAATGAACATGGCCCAGGATCTCTTGGATCAGGAAATAGTTGATAATGTTGACAAAGAAGCAGTTGATGATGGCAAAAAAGACGGTGAAGACCGTGAGAATATTACtattgaaacaaaattgaaaactgACAATGTTGTCGCAGATATTCAAACTCATAG CAGGGAAGCTGAACCTTCAGACCAGTTGGCAGTTCCTTCCACTGTTCCGGATGTTGGGGATATGAAaaagtcaaaaaagaaaaagaagggaaaggaaaaagaaaccAAGAGTTCTAGTAATGAACATTCCACCGATCTAGATAATGCTGCACAAGATGAGCCAAAAATGAACATGGACGAGGATCTTCTGACAGGAAATGAACAGAACCAGCAGCAACCTGATGATAA GAAAGCTGAAACCACGGATAAAACACTACCTTCTTCACAGGTTGGTCAAGGACAGGATGAAAAAccaaagagaaaaaggaaggagCGGTCAAAGGAGAAGACACTTTTTGCTGCTGATGATGCTTGTATTAGCAATGTTGTTAACCTGCCTCAGGGAAATGAACACAGTAATCAGGACACAGTTAATGG CAGGGATGTTAAGATTTCAGACAGTGTTGCATTGCCTTCGTCTGAAACAGATtctcaaaagaaaacaaagaggagaaagaaagaacaaataaaCAAAGCTTCACATACTGAAGGTGACAATGGAAATGGAGAAGGTATCATTCAAGATTACAAAGCCGACAAAGAGACAGCAGAATCCGATGGTCTGACTGATAAGTTTTCTGAAAAGAAAGAGCAACATCCGAAGCTAACAATTGAAAA TAGTGTGGACAACGGTGCTCAAGACAATCCTGATGGAAATCAATCCGAAGATAAGAAAgttaagaaaaagaagaagaaaagtaaaAGTCAGGGCAGTGAAGTCGTAAATTCTGATGTGCCTGTATCGGCTGAACAAAGTAGCGAGATGATGAAAGAGGATGGAAATAATGTGGAGGATACAAAGCCTTCCCAAGTTAGAACATTGTCAAATGGACTAGTTATTCAAGAGCTTGAGACAGGGAAAGAAAATGGGAAAATTGCTGCTATAGGGAAAAAG ATCAGCATCAATTACACTGGCaagttgaaggaaaatgggGTGGTGGTTGAATCTAATGCTGGCGAAGCTCCTTTCAAATTTCGCCTTG GTAAAGGAGAAGTTATTGAGGGTTGGGATATTGGTCTTGAAG GCATGCGAGTTGGAGAAAAGAGAAGACTTGTTGTTCCACCATCAATGAC GTCTAAGAAGGATGGTGAAAGTGAAAACATACCACCAAATTCATGGTTGGTTTATGACTTCGAACTTGTTAAAGTTCATTGA
- the LOC11433395 gene encoding peptidyl-prolyl cis-trans isomerase FKBP43 isoform X7 → MAFWGVEIKPGKPFTHTYDSSKGRLHISMATLGHGTAITKSVLQCNVGNRSPVYLCSLYPGNTESLQLNLELEEDGNVILSVLGPRSIHLCGYYLARGRYGNTMDESESYGEDIANTETEKSDRSDEDDYDDSFINDDGDLAVFSASPISHEEDAEEASSDSGRKSAKGSRRRLRKKYQLVESDDDGGLGKKIFNDFQEIDDEDSLPISSLCKKNKSFVRVLDQEMEDCFDKEAIDAGKKDSEDHENSIIETKLKTDNAFTESQIHREAEPSDQLAVPSTVPDVGDNKKSKKKKKGKEKETSTELDNAAQDEPKMNTAQDLLDQEMHDNIDKETVDAGKKDGEDHENSATETNLATDNAVADSQTYREAGPSDHLVDPCTVPDVGDIKKSKKKKKGKEKETKSSSNGDSTELDNAEQDEPKMNMAQDLLDQEIVDNVDKEAVDDGKKDGEDRENITIETKLKTDNVVADIQTHSREAEPSDQLAVPSTVPDVGDMKKSKKKKKGKEKETKSSSNEHSTDLDNAAQDEPKMNMDEDLLTGNEQNQQQPDDKKAETTDKTLPSSQVGQGQDEKPKRKRKERSKEKTLFAADDACISNVVNLPQGNEHSNQDTVNGRDVKISDSVALPSSETDSQKKTKRRKKEQINKASHTEGDNGNGEGIIQDYKADKETAESDGLTDKFSEKKEQHPKLTIENSVDNGAQDNPDGNQSEDKKVKKKKKKSKSQGSEVVNSDVPVSAEQSSEMMKEDGNNVEDTKPSQVRTLSNGLVIQELETGKENGKIAAIGKKISINYTGKLKENGVVVESNAGEAPFKFRLGKGEVIEGWDIGLEGMRVGEKRRLVVPPSMTSKKDGESENIPPNSWLVYDFELVKVH, encoded by the exons ATGGCTTTTTGGG GTGTTGAAATCAAACCTGGAAAACCTTTCACTCACACTTATGATTCTTCCAAAGGTCGCCTCCACATTTCAATG GCCACTTTGGGACATGGCACTGCAATTACGAAAAGCGTACTGCAATGTAATGTGGGAAACAGAAGTCCTGTTTATCTGTGCTCTCTTTATCCTGGAAACACTGAGTCCTTGCAATTGAATTTGGAGCTTGAGGAAGATGGTAATGTTATTCTTTCCGTCCTTGGCCCTCGGAGTATTCATCTCTGCGGTTATTATCTTGCCCGTGGCCGCTATGGCAATACTATGGATGAATC GGAATCATATGGAGAAGATATAGCCAATACAGAAACAGAGAAGTCTGATCGCAGTGATGAAGACGACTACGATGATAGTTTTATTAACGATGACGGTGATCTAGCTGTTTTCTCAGCATCTCCTATTTCCCATGAAG AGGATGCAGAGGAAGCATCTTCTGATAGCGGACGAAAAAGTGCGAAAGGCAGCAGAAGACGGCTGAGGAAGAAGTACCAGTTGGTAGAGTCGGATGATGATGGCGGTCTTGGAAAGAAAATTTTCAATGATTTTCAGgaaattgatgatgaagataGTCTACCAATTTCTTCTCTTTGCAAGAAGAATAAATCCTTTGTAAGGGTCTTGGATCAGGAAATGGAAGATTGTTTTGACAAAGAAGCAATTGATGCTGGCAAAAAAGACAGTGAAGACCATGAGAACAGTATTATTGAAACAAAACTGAAAACTGACAATGCTTTCACTGAGAGTCAGATTCATAG GGAAGCTGAACCTTCAGATCAGTTGGCAGTTCCTTCCACTGTTCCGGATGTTGGGGAtaataaaaagtcaaaaaagaaaaagaagggaaaggaaaaagaaaccTCCACTGAACTAGATAATGCTGCACAAGATGAGCCAAAAATGAACACGGCCCAGGATCTCTTGGATCAGGAAATGCATGATAATATTGACAAAGAAACAGTTGATGCTGGCAAAAAAGACGGCGAAGACCATGAAAATAGTGCTACTGAAACAAATTTGGCAACTGACAATGCTGTTGCAGATAGTCAGACTTACAG GGAAGCTGGACCTTCTGATCACTTGGTTGATCCTTGCACTGTTCCGGATGTTGGAGAtattaaaaagtcaaaaaagaaaaagaagggaaaggaaaaagaaaccAAGAGTTCTAGTAATGGCGATTCCACCGAACTAGATAATGCTGAGCAAGATGAGCCAAAAATGAACATGGCCCAGGATCTCTTGGATCAGGAAATAGTTGATAATGTTGACAAAGAAGCAGTTGATGATGGCAAAAAAGACGGTGAAGACCGTGAGAATATTACtattgaaacaaaattgaaaactgACAATGTTGTCGCAGATATTCAAACTCATAG CAGGGAAGCTGAACCTTCAGACCAGTTGGCAGTTCCTTCCACTGTTCCGGATGTTGGGGATATGAAaaagtcaaaaaagaaaaagaagggaaaggaaaaagaaaccAAGAGTTCTAGTAATGAACATTCCACCGATCTAGATAATGCTGCACAAGATGAGCCAAAAATGAACATGGACGAGGATCTTCTGACAGGAAATGAACAGAACCAGCAGCAACCTGATGATAA GAAAGCTGAAACCACGGATAAAACACTACCTTCTTCACAGGTTGGTCAAGGACAGGATGAAAAAccaaagagaaaaaggaaggagCGGTCAAAGGAGAAGACACTTTTTGCTGCTGATGATGCTTGTATTAGCAATGTTGTTAACCTGCCTCAGGGAAATGAACACAGTAATCAGGACACAGTTAATGG CAGGGATGTTAAGATTTCAGACAGTGTTGCATTGCCTTCGTCTGAAACAGATtctcaaaagaaaacaaagaggagaaagaaagaacaaataaaCAAAGCTTCACATACTGAAGGTGACAATGGAAATGGAGAAGGTATCATTCAAGATTACAAAGCCGACAAAGAGACAGCAGAATCCGATGGTCTGACTGATAAGTTTTCTGAAAAGAAAGAGCAACATCCGAAGCTAACAATTGAAAA TAGTGTGGACAACGGTGCTCAAGACAATCCTGATGGAAATCAATCCGAAGATAAGAAAgttaagaaaaagaagaagaaaagtaaaAGTCAGGGCAGTGAAGTCGTAAATTCTGATGTGCCTGTATCGGCTGAACAAAGTAGCGAGATGATGAAAGAGGATGGAAATAATGTGGAGGATACAAAGCCTTCCCAAGTTAGAACATTGTCAAATGGACTAGTTATTCAAGAGCTTGAGACAGGGAAAGAAAATGGGAAAATTGCTGCTATAGGGAAAAAG ATCAGCATCAATTACACTGGCaagttgaaggaaaatgggGTGGTGGTTGAATCTAATGCTGGCGAAGCTCCTTTCAAATTTCGCCTTG GTAAAGGAGAAGTTATTGAGGGTTGGGATATTGGTCTTGAAG GCATGCGAGTTGGAGAAAAGAGAAGACTTGTTGTTCCACCATCAATGAC GTCTAAGAAGGATGGTGAAAGTGAAAACATACCACCAAATTCATGGTTGGTTTATGACTTCGAACTTGTTAAAGTTCATTGA